One genomic segment of Sorex araneus isolate mSorAra2 chromosome X, mSorAra2.pri, whole genome shotgun sequence includes these proteins:
- the BZW1 gene encoding eIF5-mimic protein 2 isoform X3 yields the protein MLLEQNLITVDMQKHSLTFWWLVECWVFNKLIRRYKYLEKGFEDEVKKLLLFLKGFSESERNKLAMLTGVLLANGTLNASILNSLYNENLVKEGVSAAFAVKLFKSWINEKDINAVAASLRKVSMDNRLMELFPANKQSVEHFTKYFTEAGLKELSEYVRNQQTIGARKELQKELQEQMSRGDPFKDIILYVKEEMKKNNIPEPVVIGIVWSSVMSTVEWNKKEELVAEQAIKHLKQYSPLLAAFTTQGQSELTLLLKIQEYCYDNIHFMKAFQKIVVLFYKAEVLSEEPILKWYKDAHVAKGKSVFLEQMKKFVEWLKNAEEESESEAEEGD from the exons GTTTTTAACAAGTTAATCAGACGCTACAAATACCTGGAGAAAGGTTTTGAAGATGAAGTAAAAAAG ttGCTGCTGTTCTTAAAGGGTTTTTCGGAGTCGGAGAGGAACAAACTGGCTATGCTGACTGGTGTTCTTCTGGCTAATGGAACACTAAATGCATCCATTCTTAACAGCCTTTATAATGAGAATTTGGTTAAAGAAG GGGTTTCAGCAGCTTTTGCTGTAAAGCTCTTTAAATCATGGATAAATGAAAAAGATATCAATGCAGTAGCTGCAAGTCTTCGGAAAGTCAGCATGGATAATAGACTGATG GAACTTTTTCCTGCCAATAAACAAAGCGTTGAACATTTCACAAAGTATTTTACTGAGGCAGGCTTAAAAGAGCTCTCAGAATACGTTCGAAATCAGCAGACCATAGGAGCTCGTAAGGAACTTCAGAAAGAACTTCAGGAACAGATGTCCCGTGGTGATCCTTTTAAGGAT ATAATTCTGTATGTCAaggaagagatgaaaaaaaaCAACATCCCAGAACCTGTTGTTATCGGAATAGTCTGGTCCAGCGTAATGAGCACTGTGGAATGGAACAAAAAGGAAGAACTTGTAGCAGAACAAGCCATCAAGCACTTGAAG caatacaGCCCTCTACTTGCTGCCTTTACTACTCAAGGTCAGTCTGAGCTGACTCTGTTACTGAAGATTCAGGAGTATTGCTATGACAACATTCATTTCATGAAAGCCTTTCAGAAAATAGTGGTGCTTTTTTATAAAG CTGAAGTTCTGAGTGAAGAACCCATACTGAAGTGGTATAAGGATGCACATGTTGCAAAGGGGAAAAGTGTCTTCCTTGAACAAATGAAGAAGTTTGTAGAGTGGCTCAAAAATGCTGAAGAAG aATCTGAGTCTGAAGCTGAAGAAGGTGACTGA